The Sulfurospirillum diekertiae genomic sequence GAATTTCTAGACAATCTTTCCATTAATGCGGTTGAGCAAAAATTCAATAAAGGCTTGCCAAAAGATGCTGGTGCTATTTTAATCACCGATGTTGATGGCAATACACAAGAAGAGCTTACACAACAACTGGATATCATTGAAAAAGCATTTGCCGAAAATGGATGCAGTGGATTTAAACGAGCAGAAAGTGCAGAAGAGTCTAAAAACCTCTGGTTTGCTAGACGCAATGCCAGTCAGTCTATTACGATTTACGGTAGTAAAAAACTCAATGAAGACATCACCGTTCCCCGTAGCAAACTTCCTGCACTGCTTAAAGCCATTGGTGAAGTTTCAAAAAAATACAACGTTACCGTACCATGTTTTGGACACACAGGTGATGGCAATGTTCACACCAACGTCATGGTAGATGGCAGTGATCCTAAGCAACTTGAGATCGGGCACCAAGCCATCGAAGAAATCTTTAAAGCAACCGTTACATTGGGTGGAACTTTGAGTGGTGAGCATGGTATAGGACTGAGTAAAGCACCATTTATGCACTTAGCCTTTAGTGATGCAGAGATGGAACTTTTCCGCTCTGTCAAAAAAGCATTCGATCCAAATAATATCTTAAACCCATCTAAAATGGGACTTTAATTGTTAAGCACTAAAAATTGTGTTGAATTTTTCAGGAAACTAAGAGACGTAGAACTTGCGCACTACGCCTCTTCCCTTAGTTTTCACACGATTTTAGCGCTGATCCCCATTTTACTCATCACCTTTAGCATTTTTACAAAAATGCCTCTTTTTGAGGTTTACTATGAAAAGCTTCAAGGTTTTATTTTTAGCTCGCTCATTCCAACGCAACAAGATGTGATGATTGGCTATTTACGAGATTTTATTGCTAATACAAGCAATATGGGTGTGGTAGGTATTATTTTTGTACTCTACATCTCCATCATGTTCTTTTTAGACTATGAAAAAATCGTGAGCAAAATCTTCGAAATTCCCTCACGAGGTTTTTGGGAAGCGCTCTCAACCTACTGGACAATGGTCACGCTGATGCCTCTTGGGCTCATCATCTTTTTTTACAGTTCTGCGGTGGTGCAAGAATTATTAGAAAAAAATGTTATGACCAATTCCATCAATTTAGTGCGTTTTTCACCCTATTTTATCATCTGGCTTTTGTATTTCATTATGTATTTCATCTCCGCTAAAACAAAAATTCACCTCAAAAGCGCCCTACTTTCTTCTTTTGTCGCTTCACTCTTTTGGTATGTGTCTAAAATTCTTTTTGTTTATTATGTCACTTACAACAAAACCTATCTGAGCATTTATGGCTCTTTTAGTATCCTGCTTTTTTTCTTTTTATGGATTTATTTTTCATGGTTTATCTATCTGTATGGTTTAAAATTCTGCTTCTTATTGAATGAAAAAGAGACTGAGAAAAGCAAAGCCTAAACAGGCATAGAGTGCTTGTTTATAACGTATAGCCATGAGTGAAACACCTACGTATAACACCAAAATCCACCACGGAAAACTCAGTAAGTAACTTTGTGTATTGACATGTAAAAAATCAAGTAAGTAGCCATCTAAAATTCCTCCTAAATGGATTACATGTAAAAATACGCCCAATGGATAAAATACAATAAACACCAAACTAGAAATCGGTGAGGTCAGCTGTAAAAAGGTAAATACTGGAAAAAATATATGCACGATTGGCACCATTAAAAGAAACACTCCTAGATCAATCATGCTGAGCAATACCCAGCGATTGAGACTTTCAAAATGGTGCAAAAAAAAGAAAAAGGTAAAAAAACACCTGCAACCGAGAAACCAAAAAGAGAGTGAAAAAATAAGCGCTGGAAAGAGAGCTAAAAGCCCAAGGGATGTCAGTCCTAGCATCTCATACGAAAGCACTTTAATACCTCTGGAATAGAAAATAAAGCCTAAAACACTCATCGCAAACGCTCTCAAAAAAGAAGGTACAAAATCAATCACAACCATATACACAAATAAAACGACCAACACCACCATCGTCAAATCAGCCGTAAGATTTCGGTATGGGAAATAGCGGCTTTGAAA encodes the following:
- a CDS encoding YihY/virulence factor BrkB family protein — encoded protein: MLSTKNCVEFFRKLRDVELAHYASSLSFHTILALIPILLITFSIFTKMPLFEVYYEKLQGFIFSSLIPTQQDVMIGYLRDFIANTSNMGVVGIIFVLYISIMFFLDYEKIVSKIFEIPSRGFWEALSTYWTMVTLMPLGLIIFFYSSAVVQELLEKNVMTNSINLVRFSPYFIIWLLYFIMYFISAKTKIHLKSALLSSFVASLFWYVSKILFVYYVTYNKTYLSIYGSFSILLFFFLWIYFSWFIYLYGLKFCFLLNEKETEKSKA
- a CDS encoding ComEC/Rec2 family competence protein — its product is MLSVPLFVSKKEFFLTVAVVLCIAFISLLIEFYQFKELTKNTLHVNTATVQNHYTKMNEKGRTYDVFKLKLDGTGAEVYTTSWRVTSIPLKSRVKVKLKVDKVTFLDYLKGFFAPSLALYEIYEDDPPFDVKPLYRWIEHQHDNEKIAELYKTLLFATPISKELRDEVQKWGISHLIAISGYNVGVISFLLFFFLKPLYQFFQSRYFPYRNLTADLTMVVLVVLFVYMVVIDFVPSFLRAFAMSVLGFIFYSRGIKVLSYEMLGLTSLGLLALFPALIFSLSFWFLGCRCFFTFFFFLHHFESLNRWVLLSMIDLGVFLLMVPIVHIFFPVFTFLQLTSPISSLVFIVFYPLGVFLHVIHLGGILDGYLLDFLHVNTQSYLLSFPWWILVLYVGVSLMAIRYKQALYACLGFAFLSLFFIQ